A segment of the Candidatus Thermoplasmatota archaeon genome:
CAATCTCTAAAATGTTAACGGCCGTGGGACTTGCCTCTGCCACTCCTCTTGTCGCTGATGATGAGATCACAAATGCGAGCGAGCAGACTATGACCATCCAGACTGCTAAGTTACCTTTTCGTCTCATGTGTTCATCCCTTCCCGGATACCTGCCCCAAATCCCATCCCGATACTACGTTCGGGAAAAACGCTGATGCCGGCGGTGTTCAGCCAGCACGCGTGGCCGGAAGTAGGCGCGATTCCGTCTCGTATCGGGAATCTGACGCTGATGCCCCTGCACTTAACAGGGATCTCTCGAGCTTGCCTGGATCGAACTCTTCGAATCCTCCACTTTCCTTCCGTATTTTCATCGATTCTAGCCTATTCTCAATCAAATGCAAGCATCATAGATATTTCTTGTGGTCGATTCTCCACTTCCCTAGGCGTCTTCTGAGAGCCAGGCCAGAAGGCGCCAAATCAAGGTCATCTTGCTCCGAGAATGGAGGCATGACCCCCGGATGTCAGCCCAGGGATTCCTGACGGACTCAGATGAGGGGAGGTCGCCTGAGGCGGCAGTGGAAGAAGGCTTATCACTTGTGTACGATTTCTCAAACAGATAGGCTGTTAGATCATAGAGTCAGGCTCGGTCCAGCGAACCCATGATCGGAGAAGAGCCAAGCATTCAAGCATGCACACGGCTTACCTTGGGAAAAGAACTTAGGAGAGCAAAGACGATTCCAGCCGCTAGAATGGTGGAAAGATGACCAAAGTGTTGGTTGTGTACGACTCAAGAACTGGCAATACCGAAAGAATGGCCATGGCGGTCGCCGATGGCGCTAGGCAGGTCAAGGGGACCGAAGTCGTTGTTCTCAGCGTCGACAAGGCGAAGATGCAGGACCTGGTCATTTCCGATGCGATCATTCTGGGTTCCCCGACGTACTACGGGAACATGTCTGGGAAGATGAAGTCATTCATCGACCAGACATACAGAATCCATGGAAGACTCAGAGGAAAGGTCGGCGGAGCTTTCACGAGCTCTGGAGATACGGCCTGCGGGGCCGAGACAACGGTGCTCTCGATGCTAGAGGCGATGCTGATCCACGGAATGATCATACAGGGAAGGTACGACAACAAGCACTACGGTCCGACTGCAGTAGAAGCGCCGAACACGAAGGAGATAGGATCCTGCAAGGAGCTGGGGAAGAGGATGGCAAATCTGGCAGCTGCTCTCGGGACATAGCTCTTGCAGGAATCCATATTCCATGCGCGACATGCGAGAAACGAGCCGGACGTGCAAGTCAATACGCGACCTCCAACGACATCGGACCCGTCACTGAGAGATCGTCCCGAAGATTGACATGCGTCCTGAGGTTTGTCAGTTCCTGTCTCAGACATGATACACAATCATGCTGGTAGCATTTGACGAACTGGTAGACGAATGACAAGCAACGAGAGACAGCCTCCCGAGTATGGACGCGGCTCCCTGAATACTTTCACTGCCAGATTGCATCAGGGGTAAAGAGGCTCGCCAGCAGGCAGCTGCTGGGTGATGCAGTGGACATCCCCTCCTCCAATACTGACGTCCTCGCACCTGACACCGACGATCTCGCGCTCCGGAAACAGAGAGACGAGGATCTCACGAGCGAGATTGTCTTCTCGAATTCCGTAGGTAGGGAAGACCACAGCGCCATTGGCGAAATAGAGGTTAACATAGCTCGGCGTTATGGAGACACTTCCAACCAGCATCGGCCTTGGCTGGACCATTCTCACCACCTCCAGTCGTCGTCCTTTGGCATCAGTGGCTGATTCCAACCGAGACAAGTTCTCCTCCAAGTTCCGATAGTTCGGATCAGAGCCGTCACTTGTGTGCGCAGCCAGCACGACATGGGGCATTGCGAAACCGGCGACACCGTCAACGTGTCCATCAGTCATGTCGTCCTCGACTCCTCTGGCGAGCCAGACTACCTTTCGTATGCCCAGATAGCTGGCGAGGACCTGCTCGATCCCTTCCCGTGACATGCTCGGGTTGCGGTTGGCATTGAGCAGGCACTGCTCGGTCGTCAGCAGTGTACCTTCGCCGTCAACGCTTATCGCACCTCCCTCAAGGACCATAGGCGCATCGTAACTCCTGATCCTCAATCGCTCAGCCAGGAGGACTGGCAGTCTGTCATCCTTCGCCCACGGTCCCTTATTGCCCCAACCGTTGAACCTGAAATTGACGAGCGCAAGCTTGTTGTCTTCCCTCCGGACGAAGATCGGACCGTTATCTCTTGCCCACGAATCATCAAGCGCCGCCTCGAAGAGGCTCGCTTCTGGACCGAGTTTTCTTCTGGCCTCCTGAACGGTCTTGGGATCGACGATAACCGTCACGGGATCGAAACGGTCAATTGTCTTGATGACAGCGGAGTAAGCCCTCTTCGCGTCCTCGAAGTGCCCTCGCCAGGTTAGTTCTCTACATGGCCAAGAGATGATGCATCCAGCGTGCGGGCCCCATTCCGCCGGCATTGAGAATCCACCCCCCGCGGGCGTCTGCCGT
Coding sequences within it:
- a CDS encoding NAD(P)H-dependent oxidoreductase; protein product: MTKVLVVYDSRTGNTERMAMAVADGARQVKGTEVVVLSVDKAKMQDLVISDAIILGSPTYYGNMSGKMKSFIDQTYRIHGRLRGKVGGAFTSSGDTACGAETTVLSMLEAMLIHGMIIQGRYDNKHYGPTAVEAPNTKEIGSCKELGKRMANLAAALGT
- a CDS encoding agmatine deiminase family protein gives rise to the protein MPAEWGPHAGCIISWPCRELTWRGHFEDAKRAYSAVIKTIDRFDPVTVIVDPKTVQEARRKLGPEASLFEAALDDSWARDNGPIFVRREDNKLALVNFRFNGWGNKGPWAKDDRLPVLLAERLRIRSYDAPMVLEGGAISVDGEGTLLTTEQCLLNANRNPSMSREGIEQVLASYLGIRKVVWLARGVEDDMTDGHVDGVAGFAMPHVVLAAHTSDGSDPNYRNLEENLSRLESATDAKGRRLEVVRMVQPRPMLVGSVSITPSYVNLYFANGAVVFPTYGIREDNLAREILVSLFPEREIVGVRCEDVSIGGGDVHCITQQLPAGEPLYP